TAATGCCTTTTACGGCTAAGCCTTGTAAGGAGTTTTCTAAATCGTCTACTGCATCTTCATTAATTTCTATACGGACTATGCCGGTAAACTGGCCGCCTAAACGCGTTAAACGGCTTTCTAGCCAATTACCCTGTTGCTGAGCTATCACTTCAGAAAGGGCGTCGACGATGCCGGGCCGGTCTTCGGCGATGAAACTCATAATCAATGACTGCTGCATGGCGACCTCTACGGCATTGTTGTTAGTGCTAGTAGTTACAGTTAGTGGTAAGTAGTTACTGTTACTACTCACTGTAATGGCAGTTGCGGCATCGCGCCAGTATTTAAGCGTGATGCCGCTGGCAACACTGTGTTTCTATAATGATTATTTAAGCAAACACAATATGGCCAAAGGTGGCTGGCACATGAAAGTTGAGCTCGGGCACGGGCTGCCAAGAGGCCCAGTGTGGCTGTGAGGTTTCGTCGCCACATTTAAATAAATTGCAGCGCCATTGCTGGCCTTTAATGCTGCCTAGGTCGCCTACGTAGTGGGCCAATAAACTAAAGGGCACAAAAAATTGCAGCGTCCACTCAGTAGCCTCGGTTAGCTCGGGCTCTACCACCTGCGGCAGGCTGCTGACTATCTTGACTTGCTGTCCCTGTTGCGGTGTGATTTCAACAAACTCTTTAAAGCCGCCGGGGGCACGCTCAGCATCGGTGATGTAATAACTTAATAGGGTGGTGTTGCCGCTGATTTCAAAATTCATATAGCCACGATCACTCTTAGGCTGAAAATAAATTTCTACGCAGCTGTCTTTGCATACCAAGCTTTGAAACTGTTGTTGCACACAGCGCACATAGCGATCTTGCACCTGAAAAATACCGTGTATGCCCTCGTCGCTGTATAGCAACTTGGCTTGGGTGATGGGGCGGTGATCTGAGCTTTCTTCGCGGAAATGATTAATCGGAATCACCGCCGCTGCTTGCCAGAGTGGGTCTTGCCAGTTGGCGGTTAGCGTGGGTGCTACTGCCGAGTAGTTAACGTTGTAGTGTGACATGGTAAATCCTATAAGTGAGTTATGTCATTGACTGATGCGGTGTAACCGCCGTTAGGGTGGGGGGCAAGTTGTAACTGTTGATTAATGCACAGGGGGATTTGTTCAGCCTCGTGGCTAACATATAAAATATGGCTGCGGCCGCTGTTGGCTATGTGGTCGACTATGCGTAAAATTTGCTGCCTGTGGGCGCTGTCCAAACCTAAGCAGGGCTCATCTAATATTAATATTAACGGGCTTTTCACCATGGCTCTGGCTAATAGCACTAAGCGTTGTTGGCCAAAGGAGAGTTGCTCAAATCGGCTCTTGGCTAAATGATCTAGACCAATAAAATGTAGCCATTGCCTGACTATGTCTTTTTGTTTGCCAGCGCAATTATCATAAAGGCCTACGGTATCAAATAAACCGGAGGCCACTACCTCGGTGACGCGCATACGGCTAACGTGGTTAAGCTGTAGCTGGGTGTTGACCAGGCCAAACTTTTGTTTGATTTCCCAAATACTTTCGCCGCTGCCGCGTTTGCGGCCAAATAGGGAAATGTTTTGGCCATAGGCTTTGTGGTTGTCACCGCAAATCATACTGAGCAGGGTAGATTTTCCGGCGCCATTGGGGCCGCTGATATGGCAATGCTGGCCGGGCTGTAATTGCCAATTAATGTCGGTGAGCACCGCTTGCTCGTGGTAGCTGACATTGACCTGCTGTAAATCTAATAAAGGCTGTGAGTTGTCTATGTGGTAGTTGCGTTTTGCGGCAGGGGGCAGTTCCGCTAAGGCGTCGCTGTTGGCGGCCTGAGCCTGGTTAAGTTGGGCCAGTACTTGTTCGCGTTCGCCCTGCAGTATTAGCCGACCTTGTTCCAGTACTAGCACATGGCTAATGGCCTGTGGCAGCCGTTCAGGGCTTTGTAGCAGTAGCATAATATTAATGCGGCTGTGTAAGGCTTGGTCTAATAGGCTTTGTAAATCTTGCTGCGACTGTGCATCTAGACCCTCGAAGGGGTTGTCGATAATTAATACTTTAGGTTCGGTGTACAGCGCTTTTGCCAGCATCACCTTGCGGCTTTCGCCGGTGGAAATATAGCGTATGCCGTGATCTAAAATATGGCTGATGTGGCAAAGCTCAATCAGTTGCTGAAAGCGTGGGCAGGGAGCCTGATTGTGTACAGAGCGGCCTTGTAAAATAAAGTTGTCCACCCGGGTGCCTATATCATGGGCGTCTTCGCGCTCGTTGCTGTTGTCGTAGCGCTTGTCGTGGTCTATCAGTTGTTTGTGTAATTCAAAGCTTAATTGCACTATGTCGTGCTTGGGGTCTAGCTGCTCGGTATGCTGGTAATGGCCTTTGAGGGCTTTCAGCTTGAGGCTGAGAGCGTCGGCCAGTGCGCTTTTGCCGGCACCGTTGTCACCTATTACCGCCCATTGCTGCCCCTCCTGCCATTGCCAGTTAATATCTTGCAACACCGGCTCAGTTTTATAGGCAGCGTAAAAGTTTTGGAATTGAAAGAGTGTGGGCTTGCTCATGTGGTGGTAAAGCTTACGGCGGTTGTGGGTGAGTACCGGCAAAGCTTAACGGCTTTTATAATGCTAAGCCAGCGCTTATGATGGTGAAGGTAATAACTAAGCCGGTAGGGTTATGCAGAGTTTAATTAAACGTTTACAGCAGTATCGCGCCCATAAAAAATGGTATCGCCGTTACTGTTATCGCTCGGCAGTAGCCATTATTTTACGGCAGGGCGAGCAGGGCCTAGAGGCCTTAATGATACAGCGCGCCGAGCGCGAAAATGACCCTTGGTCGGGGCAGATGGGTTTTCCCGGCGGCCGTATGGAAAAATACGATGGCGGCGGCATGGCGACCGCACAGCGGGAAACCCACGAGGAGATAGGATTACCTAGCAATGCTTATAGTGATTGCATAGGTCGCCTGCCAGACATTATCGCCACACCAAAAAAGCATCTGCGCCCTATGGTGATTAGCTGCTATGTATTTATGCTTGAGGATGAGCCGGACTTACAATTAAATTACGAGGTGGCGTCAGTGGTTTGGTTGCCATTAAATTATTTAGCGAATAAAAATAATCGTCAGGCTATGCAGTGGCAGCGCGGTAAACAAACCGTAGACCTGCCCTGTTATTTGTACCAAGGCAAACGGGTGTGGGGTTTATCATTGAAAATGTTAGATGAATTAATGCGAGTTGCTAGTCGCTAGTCGCTAGTCGCTAGAAAAAGATTTTTAGAGACTAGAGACTAGAGACTGCTACTCTAGCGACTGTAGGGTATTTTTCATTAGGTCTTTCAGAGCCTTCTGTGGTTTGGCGGCTTCTATCAGTTTTTTGTCGTCAATTTTATTATTGATATAAGCTTCCAATACTTCTATGCGCACGGGATTCATTTTTTCATCTTGCCACTGCCAGCGTGGGCCGTTGATGATATTACCGGTAATAAAACCGTGCTCATTTTTGAGCCAGTAGACGCCGCAGTTGGAGAGGCTGTAATCACCTAGCCGGCCATAACTAAAGCTGGGGGTGTTGGGGTTAAAGCCATCATCGGGTACTTCGGTGATTTTATGCAGAGCTAATACCCATTCGCTATGTTCGGGGAAACCGTAAATATTCGGTCGGCAGAGTTTGCCGGTATCGCCCCATAGTCGTATCACCTCTAAAAATTCTTTGCCTTTGAGTATTTTGCTGATTTCAAAGTCGGCGGCATTGCCTTTGTGCGCTAACACTTTACCGCTCACGATAAGGTCGGCGTTGTTCGCGGCTTTGGTGAAGGAGCCCTGCCATAAGCATTGGCAGGCGAGGCTGGCCTGGCTGCTAAGTAATAAAAGTGTGAGTAGGATTAACTGTTTAAACATGGTTAAGTCTTTTGACTAGTCGTTTTTTAGCTTTGCTGGGTAAACCTACTAAGCGGTGACTGGCAACTATGCGTTGTTATTAAATTGGTGTTAAGGGTTAGCGAGCTATAGTAATAGATATTGGGCATAAAAAAGCCCTAGTCACCGCAGTAGCTAGGGCTTTTTAAGCTGCGAATACTTAGAAGTGATAAAACACACCTAAGAAAGCGCCGTCAATAGTTAGATCTGCGCTTTCATCGCCGTCTTCATAATCGATTTCAAAAGAGCGGTAACCTGCTTCTACACCTAGGCCTAAGTCATGCTCGTAACCTATGGCGGCTTGGTAATCGAGTATGCTGTCGCCGTCATAGCTAATGCCGTTACCGCTGGCGCGTAAGTACAAGCCCGACAAAGGTAATTCAAAGCGGGCACCTACATAAATCATGGGTAGCACGACGTCTACATCAAAGTCGCTGCTTTCGGTTGTGCCGCCAGCCGTACCGCTAATGCTAAAGCCTTCGTCAAAGGCGCGCACGGTGAAACCTATATCCAGTGATACCCAGTTATCCAGTATTTCATAGTATAGGGTGGCATCGGTGTGGCTAAGGTCAGCGGTGGCCTTAATGTTGCTGGTGTAATCTACGCCGTCAAAGTTAAAGCTGCTGTTAGAGTTGGCGTTAATTTCCATCTCGGTACGGGCCAGCATTACATTGGGAACTAAAGGTACTGGGTGTTCCAAGGCGATGTAAAAGTTATTGTTGGTTTCGTCATCAAAACCTAGGGTGTCTTCCATGTCGACGATGGTGCCAGCATTGCCTGATTGAATATCACCTGAGAAGTTTTGTTGCCAAGAGTTAGCACCTACCCGAAATCCTAAGGTGTCGGCGGTAGCTGCGGTGGATAATAAGCTTAGGGCGATAGCGCCAGCTAAAGTGGTTTTTTTCATTGGGGGCTCCTGGAGCGATTTTATTATTCGCGTTTATTAACTATGTAGTGATATTAGCTTAGGGCTAAAGATAGCAAGAGTGTAGCACTAAGCCATTAATGTGCGGTAAAACTTGTTATTTTTGCAGTAGTTCTGCGGCCTCTTTCGCAAAATAGCTCAAAATACCATCGGCGCCAGCACGCTTAAAGCTAATCAGTGATTCTAAAATAACCTGTTCACGATTTAGCCAGCCGTTTTCAAAGGCGGCTACATGCATAGCGTATTCGCCACTGACTTGATACACATAGGTGGGGGCTAGCAACTCGTCTTTAACGCGGCGCACCACATCTAAATAGGGCATGCCGGGTTTAACCATAATCATGTCGGCGCCTTCGGCTAAGTCCAGCGCACATTCGTGCAAGGCTTCGTTGCTGTTGGCGGGGTCCATTTGGTAGCTGAATTTATCGCCACCTTTGATATTGCCTGCTGAGCCTACCGCATCGCGGAAGGGGCCGTAATAGGCCGAAGCATATTTGGCGGAGTAGGCCATTATTTTGGTATTAACATGGCCATTTTCTTCCAGCGCTTGCCTAACCGCGCCTATGCGGCCATCCATCATGTCGGAGGGTGCGACGATATCGACACCGGCATCGGCATGGGAGGCGGCTTGTTTCACTAGCGTTTCTATAGTGCGGTCGTTTAATACATAACCATTGGCATCGAGTATGCCGTCTTGGCCGTGTACCGTGAAAGGGTCTAGGGCGACATCGGTAATCACACCTAAGTTGGGGCAGGCATCTTTAATCGCTTTCACCGCACGCTGGGCTAAGCCATCGGGGTTGTAGGCTTCTTCAGCAAATTCGGATTTAGCACTTTGTGGCGTAACGGGGAATAGGGCGATAGCCGGTATGCCTAGTGCGGCAATATGCTTCGCCTCTTCAACTAATAAATCAATGCTTAAGCGATCAACGCCGGGCATAGACGCAACCGTTTCTTTTTTGCCTTTACCTTCTAAAACAAACATCGGATAAATTAAATCGTTAACCGTTAATACGTTTTCGCGCATTAAACGGCGCGAAAAATCATCGCTACGCATACGGCGCATACGGGTGTGTGGGTAAGGGCCGCGATGTAGGGATTTGGACATGATTATTCTCGTTGGTGAACGGGGTCAGGCTCGCTAGACTCTGATCCCTTTATTAGTTACAGGCCAGCAAAAACCTTCTCAGCGGCATCAATCGTAAATTGTATATCTTCATCAGTATGCGCCGCTGACATAAACCCAGCTTCGTATGACGCAGGCGCTAAATAAACCCCAGCGTCTAACATACCGTGGAAGAAGCGGTTAAAAGCAGGGATGTCGCAAGCCATGACTTGCTGATAGTTGGTGATAGTTTTTTCTTTAGTGAAGAAACCACCAAACATAGTACCTACATGATTAGTCGTAAATGGCACGCCCGCTTTTTCAGCGGCGGCGTTTAAGCCTGCCATCAAAGTATCCGTTTTTGTAAACAGCGGTTGGTAAAAACCTTCAACACTAATGGCGTTTAACATGGTTAAGCCTGCGGCCATGGCGATAGGGTTGCCCGATAAAGTACCAGCCTGATAAACAGGACCTAGTGGCGCGATCTGTTCCATAATTTCTTTTTTACCGCCAAAGGCGCCTACCGGCATGCCGCCGCCTATCACTTTACCTAAGGTGGTGATGTCGGCTTCTACATTGTAATAACCTTGCGCGCCGGTTAAGCCTAGGCGGAAACCGGTCATCACTTCATCAATAATAAACACGCTGCCGTATTGGTCGCACTGCTCGCGTATGGCTTGCAAGAAACCGGGTATAGGTGGCACGCAGTTCATGTTGCCGGCTACCGGCTCAACAATAACGCAGGCCACTTGCTCGCCTATCTCGGCAAAGGCTTTTTTAAGGCCATCTATATCATTGTAAGTTAGGGTCACGGTGTGGTCGGCCAGTGCTGCTGGCACACCCGGTGAGCTGGGCACGCCCATGGTAAGGGCGCCGGAACCGGCTTTAACTAATAGTGAGTCTGAATGTCCGTGGTAGCAGCCTTCAAATTTAATAATTTTATCGCGGCCGGTGTAGCCACGGGCCAAGCGTATGGCGCTCATGGTGGCTTCGGTGCCGCTGTTGACCATGCGTACATAATCCATGTTGGGCATGATGCTGCAGATTTTTTCGGCCAAGGTGGTTTCTATTTCGGTGGGGGTGCCAAAGCTTAGGCCTTTAACTAACTGCTCTTGTACCGCCTTGATAATGGCGGGATGGGCGTGGCCTAAAATCATCGGCCCCCAAGACAGCACGTAATCCACATAGCGCTTGTCGTCGACATCAAAGATATAAGGGCCTTGCGCACGCTCTATAAAAATGGGCGTGCCGCCTACGGCTTTAAAAGCGCGCACCGGCGAATTGACGCCACCGGGAATAGTCTTTTGGGCTTGTGCAAACAGAGTTTCAGAGCGGCTCATGGCGTACCTTTACAATCAATGGCTGGAAATTTGCGGGCATTGTAACAGTCAGCGGCGAAGAGTCGCTAGTCGCCAGTTCCTAGTTGGCAGTCTCTAGTCGCTAGTAAAACCCTCTAGAGACTAGCGACTACCAACTAGAGACTCTTATTCATTCGCCCAATGCATGCGATCGGGGATGAGCTCACCCATGCCTACCCGCTTGGCTTTTTGCAGAGCTTGCCAGGTGAAGTGCTGGGCCTGTTGTACCGATTCGGCCACGCTGAGGCCGTGGGCCAGGTAGGCGGCGAGTGCCGCGCTCAAGGTATCGCCGCCGCCGTGAAAGTGGCCTGGCAGGCGTTCTCTTTCATATTGCTGACACAGGCCGCGGGAGCTGTAGAGTTGGCTGCAGACTTTTTGTTGCGGGGTTTTATGGGTGGTGTTGGTAAACAGTAAATAGTCGCTGTCAAACTCTAGCAGCTCATGGGCATAGGCGCTGAGGCTGTCGGCGCTGTTGCTAAGGTGGTAGGCATCGGTTTCGCTAAGCAGGGTAATGGTGGCCAGCGGGAATAATAATTCACATAGCGCGGGGTTGAGTGCGTGGCCTTTAATATTGCCGGTGAAAGGGTCTAACACCACGGGTATGTGGGGGTAGTCATTGATTACTGTATGTACGGCTTCTATATGGGTGAGGCTGGTGAGCTGGCCAACTTTGATTAGGTCTATTTGCGCATCTTCTAATATCGAGCGCATCTGCGCTATCAGTAAACTGGCGCTGGTGATTTGTTGATCGTCGGGATTACTGTTTTGCAGGGAGAGTTGGCTGATGATGGGGGTGCAGTGGCAACCCAGGCTGCTCAGTGCTTCTATATCGGCAGAGATGCCAGCGCCACCTAGCGGGTCGTGGCTGTTAATGCTCATTACTATGGGGGTGCAATTGAGTACGGCTAGGGACACGTTATTCTCCTCCGCTATTAGAATGGCTTAACCACCACCAAAATAATAACGGTAAATAAGATAATCACCGGCAGTTCATTAAACCAGCGGTAAAAGACATGGCTGCGCTGCTCGCTGTGCTGCGCCAGTTGTTTAATATAGCGACCGCACTGTAGGTGGTAGCCCACTAATAGTAGTACCAATGCCAGCTTGGCGTAAAACCATTTAGCTTGTAGATAATAGTCAATATTATAACTGGCCAGCCATAGGCCAAAGAGGATGGTGAGCACGGCGAAGGGGCTGATAAAGCGGTATAGCTTGCGCTCCATAATGGCCAGTTGCTCTCGGGTAGCTTGGTCTTCGGCCATGGCGTGATACACAAACAGCCTAGGCAGATAAAAAATGCCGGCAAACCAGCACACCATAAAAATAATATGTAGGGCTTTTAGCCACAGCATAGTAGAGACCTTTTCTGCCTGATTCGGATTACCATCACTGCGGCATGCTGGCGTGGTGGTTAATCGCCTTGCGGCTGAGGGCGCCCTGTATTAAGCGTGGGCCAGTGATATGCACATAGTTTATATCGTGTTCGTTCATCAAATCTAAAGCCTCGCGCAGGGTGGCTTGTATATGTAGCGGGCTGGCGGCTTCAAAGGCCGGTGCGATTTTATATAAATCGATTTCGGTTTCTTGGTTGGCAATGGCAGCTTCCAGCAAGGGTTTGATGTCCTGCCACGGGTAGCAATTGATGCCTTGTTCGCGACTGCTGCTAACTAGGGTGACACAGTGTTGGCGGGCGGCGTCATCTAATAAAACCTGAGCGCTAATCGCACTGATAACTTGCGGCGTGCTTAATACCTGCCGCTCCATAATGCCGGCCACACTGGTGCGTTGCAGTGCCAAGCTTAAAGGGTCGGTGCGCAGCAAGGTATTTAAGCGGCGAAACACGGTTTGGGTGGCGGAGCGCTGTTTAAAGATAGCACTGTGGCCTATGGTCGCTACGGTAATGGCCAGCATGCCGGGAAAGATGATATTGGTGTTTTCGGTCAGTTCCAGTAGAGCCATTAAGGCAGCCAGCGGGGCATTCATCACCGCACCCATAACGGCGCCCATGCCTAGTAGCACATAAAATCCCCGCTGTGAGTTGAGTCCAGGGAATAAGCTTTCTACCACTATACCGACAGCACCGCCTAGGCAGGCGCCGATCAGCAGATTGGGGCCGATAAGGCCTATGGGCAAGCCCAGCCCGCAGCTGGCTGCAGTGGCTAATACCTTGGCGGCCAGTAGCACCAAAATAATCCCCAGCGTGTATTGGTTGGCTAGTACCGCGTTGAGGCTGTCGTAGCCTATGCCTAAGACCTCGGGTACGAGTAAAGCGCAGCTACCGGTAATGACCCCCGCGAGTAGACAGCGGGCAATAACGGGTCGATCTGACTGTTTTAGCCCCAGTTTTAAAATCACGATAAATAAGGCCGAACAGCAAGCCGCTAGTAGCCCCACTACGGCCACAAACGGTA
This portion of the Dasania marina DSM 21967 genome encodes:
- a CDS encoding carbohydrate-binding family 9-like protein; this encodes MSHYNVNYSAVAPTLTANWQDPLWQAAAVIPINHFREESSDHRPITQAKLLYSDEGIHGIFQVQDRYVRCVQQQFQSLVCKDSCVEIYFQPKSDRGYMNFEISGNTTLLSYYITDAERAPGGFKEFVEITPQQGQQVKIVSSLPQVVEPELTEATEWTLQFFVPFSLLAHYVGDLGSIKGQQWRCNLFKCGDETSQPHWASWQPVPELNFHVPATFGHIVFA
- a CDS encoding ATP-binding cassette domain-containing protein, with product MSKPTLFQFQNFYAAYKTEPVLQDINWQWQEGQQWAVIGDNGAGKSALADALSLKLKALKGHYQHTEQLDPKHDIVQLSFELHKQLIDHDKRYDNSNEREDAHDIGTRVDNFILQGRSVHNQAPCPRFQQLIELCHISHILDHGIRYISTGESRKVMLAKALYTEPKVLIIDNPFEGLDAQSQQDLQSLLDQALHSRINIMLLLQSPERLPQAISHVLVLEQGRLILQGEREQVLAQLNQAQAANSDALAELPPAAKRNYHIDNSQPLLDLQQVNVSYHEQAVLTDINWQLQPGQHCHISGPNGAGKSTLLSMICGDNHKAYGQNISLFGRKRGSGESIWEIKQKFGLVNTQLQLNHVSRMRVTEVVASGLFDTVGLYDNCAGKQKDIVRQWLHFIGLDHLAKSRFEQLSFGQQRLVLLARAMVKSPLILILDEPCLGLDSAHRQQILRIVDHIANSGRSHILYVSHEAEQIPLCINQQLQLAPHPNGGYTASVNDITHL
- a CDS encoding NUDIX hydrolase: MQSLIKRLQQYRAHKKWYRRYCYRSAVAIILRQGEQGLEALMIQRAERENDPWSGQMGFPGGRMEKYDGGGMATAQRETHEEIGLPSNAYSDCIGRLPDIIATPKKHLRPMVISCYVFMLEDEPDLQLNYEVASVVWLPLNYLANKNNRQAMQWQRGKQTVDLPCYLYQGKRVWGLSLKMLDELMRVASR
- a CDS encoding TIGR04219 family outer membrane beta-barrel protein, encoding MKKTTLAGAIALSLLSTAATADTLGFRVGANSWQQNFSGDIQSGNAGTIVDMEDTLGFDDETNNNFYIALEHPVPLVPNVMLARTEMEINANSNSSFNFDGVDYTSNIKATADLSHTDATLYYEILDNWVSLDIGFTVRAFDEGFSISGTAGGTTESSDFDVDVVLPMIYVGARFELPLSGLYLRASGNGISYDGDSILDYQAAIGYEHDLGLGVEAGYRSFEIDYEDGDESADLTIDGAFLGVFYHF
- the hemB gene encoding porphobilinogen synthase, giving the protein MSKSLHRGPYPHTRMRRMRSDDFSRRLMRENVLTVNDLIYPMFVLEGKGKKETVASMPGVDRLSIDLLVEEAKHIAALGIPAIALFPVTPQSAKSEFAEEAYNPDGLAQRAVKAIKDACPNLGVITDVALDPFTVHGQDGILDANGYVLNDRTIETLVKQAASHADAGVDIVAPSDMMDGRIGAVRQALEENGHVNTKIMAYSAKYASAYYGPFRDAVGSAGNIKGGDKFSYQMDPANSNEALHECALDLAEGADMIMVKPGMPYLDVVRRVKDELLAPTYVYQVSGEYAMHVAAFENGWLNREQVILESLISFKRAGADGILSYFAKEAAELLQK
- the hemL gene encoding glutamate-1-semialdehyde 2,1-aminomutase gives rise to the protein MSRSETLFAQAQKTIPGGVNSPVRAFKAVGGTPIFIERAQGPYIFDVDDKRYVDYVLSWGPMILGHAHPAIIKAVQEQLVKGLSFGTPTEIETTLAEKICSIMPNMDYVRMVNSGTEATMSAIRLARGYTGRDKIIKFEGCYHGHSDSLLVKAGSGALTMGVPSSPGVPAALADHTVTLTYNDIDGLKKAFAEIGEQVACVIVEPVAGNMNCVPPIPGFLQAIREQCDQYGSVFIIDEVMTGFRLGLTGAQGYYNVEADITTLGKVIGGGMPVGAFGGKKEIMEQIAPLGPVYQAGTLSGNPIAMAAGLTMLNAISVEGFYQPLFTKTDTLMAGLNAAAEKAGVPFTTNHVGTMFGGFFTKEKTITNYQQVMACDIPAFNRFFHGMLDAGVYLAPASYEAGFMSAAHTDEDIQFTIDAAEKVFAGL
- the thiD gene encoding bifunctional hydroxymethylpyrimidine kinase/phosphomethylpyrimidine kinase, with product MSLAVLNCTPIVMSINSHDPLGGAGISADIEALSSLGCHCTPIISQLSLQNSNPDDQQITSASLLIAQMRSILEDAQIDLIKVGQLTSLTHIEAVHTVINDYPHIPVVLDPFTGNIKGHALNPALCELLFPLATITLLSETDAYHLSNSADSLSAYAHELLEFDSDYLLFTNTTHKTPQQKVCSQLYSSRGLCQQYERERLPGHFHGGGDTLSAALAAYLAHGLSVAESVQQAQHFTWQALQKAKRVGMGELIPDRMHWANE
- a CDS encoding CopD family protein is translated as MLWLKALHIIFMVCWFAGIFYLPRLFVYHAMAEDQATREQLAIMERKLYRFISPFAVLTILFGLWLASYNIDYYLQAKWFYAKLALVLLLVGYHLQCGRYIKQLAQHSEQRSHVFYRWFNELPVIILFTVIILVVVKPF
- a CDS encoding chloride channel protein, with the translated sequence MLQNQLQHFRHHLAHDNSLLHFSLLGVVAGINCGLIMLAFHALLAFIQEQILPGSEADNFEALPLWAYFALPASSGLIIGIVMRLFAKHNSRTGVPHVLHCLHSKHGHMPVKNMLVQFFMGAFALATGQSGGREGPAVHLGAGVNSLMGQKLLFPNNSIRMLIGCGTAAAIAAAFNTPIAGVIFAMEVVMMEYTIVGFIPITLAAISATAVMRAMSDSEKLFAIPNIEHIAMSSLAELPFVAVVGLLAACCSALFIVILKLGLKQSDRPVIARCLLAGVITGSCALLVPEVLGIGYDSLNAVLANQYTLGIILVLLAAKVLATAASCGLGLPIGLIGPNLLIGACLGGAVGIVVESLFPGLNSQRGFYVLLGMGAVMGAVMNAPLAALMALLELTENTNIIFPGMLAITVATIGHSAIFKQRSATQTVFRRLNTLLRTDPLSLALQRTSVAGIMERQVLSTPQVISAISAQVLLDDAARQHCVTLVSSSREQGINCYPWQDIKPLLEAAIANQETEIDLYKIAPAFEAASPLHIQATLREALDLMNEHDINYVHITGPRLIQGALSRKAINHHASMPQ